The bacterium genomic interval GCGAAGCGATGGAGAAGCTGGTCTATCTGCTGGGGGATACGGACGCGGGGACGACGCCGCGAAGTCGGGACGACCTGCGCGATCGGATCTTCTCCGTCGTCCCGGCGCTCGAGTCCGCCGGCGGGAAGTCACTCACGATCTCCGTGGCGGACGTAGCGGATCCGGCCGCCGAGGGAATCGCCCAGGGCAACGCCCACGGGTTGATCGACGGCCAGATCTCGCTCTGGCTCGATCACGTCGATGCTCGCGGCGAGGTGGAAGCGATCGTCCGCGGGCTGGCGACGCGACATGCCGGCTATCTGGTCACGGAGTCGATCCTGCGCGAGTACCCGGATCGGAGTTGGAAGCGCGGTGAGGCGAGCCCGGGCGTCACGATCCTCTCGACCTTCCCGAAGTCCGACGCCCTCGACCTCGAGACCTTCTATGCGCGATGGCACGGGTCCCACGGTCCGCTCTCCCTGCTCCTCCATCCCCTCACCCGCTACGTGCGCAACAGTGTCTTCCGCCCCTTGACCGAGAACGCGCCGACCCTCCACGGGATCGTCAGCGAGTCCGTCGGATCCTGTGCCGTCGCCGCGGATCCGGAGATCTTCTACAGCGGGCGCGAGAACCGGAAGAAGCTCGTGAAGGACATGCTCTCCTTCCTCGACTTCGAGACCGTGAGCAGCGTGGCGATGCGCGAATACCTGTTCTGAGGCGCGATCCCGGAAGGGACGCGCCACGCACGGAGTGCCCCCGCGCGATCAGGATTCGCCGCGCTGCGCCCGCGCCCGGGCGGCGAGGAAGCGGCGCGTCCGGTCGGCGCATTCGGGATCGGCGTCGCCCGAGACCATGATCGGATTCAGGTCCGTCGCGCCGCTCGCCTCGAGGCGTTCGAGTCCCTGGACGATCGCGTCCTCGTTCCCGACGATCGCGAGCTGGCTCACGCGCTCGAGCCCCTGGGCCGCCATCGCCCGCTGGTAGGGCGGAAGCGCCATCGAGGGCGCCGTATAGGCGTCCATCAGCGTCGACATCGCGTCGACCTCGTCGGTCAGCATGACCGGCACGCTCGCGACGATGCGTTTGCCCGCCGGCAGGCGAGGGGCGACGTGGGACTGGATGAAGTCGGGGCCGGCGAAGACGAGGGTCACTCCGTCGGTGAGCTCGCCGGCCAGCTCGATCATCTTCGGGCCGAGGGCCGCGAGGATCACGCTCGGGGGCGTCGTGCCCTGGATCGGCGTGTCCACGCGCACGCGCTCGAACTCTCCGGCGTGCTTCACGTACTCGCCGCGCAGCAGCGGGCGAAGCACCTCGAGCGCCTCCTTCGTTCGCGCGAGCGGGCGGTCGTTCGGCAGGCCCAGCTTCTTGTCGAGGATCGCCGCATGACCCGCGCCGACGCCCAGGCACAGACGCCCCTGCGTCGAGAGCTGGGTCGTGAGGGCTTGTTGGGCGAGGGTCACCACGTGGCGCGTCGGAAGCGGCACGACCGACGTCCCGAGCTCGATCCGGTTCGTACGGAGGCCCGCCATCGCGAAGAGCGTCAAGACGTCGTGGACGAAGATCTGCCCGATCCAGACCGTGTCGAATCCTTCGGCCTCGGCGCGTTCGAAGTCCTGGAGGATCGTCTCCGCCTCGGCGACGCCGTGGGTGTCGAATTGAAGGCCGATCCGCATCATCGCCGACTACTCTACCATCGATCGCAATCCGCTCCCGAGGCGCGGAGCGCGCGAGAGGGCACGGGATGGGACGCTGGAGCAAGGAAGAGATCGAAGCCGCCTTCAAGACCTATCAGGT includes:
- a CDS encoding EthD domain-containing protein; translation: MEKLVYLLGDTDAGTTPRSRDDLRDRIFSVVPALESAGGKSLTISVADVADPAAEGIAQGNAHGLIDGQISLWLDHVDARGEVEAIVRGLATRHAGYLVTESILREYPDRSWKRGEASPGVTILSTFPKSDALDLETFYARWHGSHGPLSLLLHPLTRYVRNSVFRPLTENAPTLHGIVSESVGSCAVAADPEIFYSGRENRKKLVKDMLSFLDFETVSSVAMREYLF
- a CDS encoding LLM class flavin-dependent oxidoreductase; protein product: MMRIGLQFDTHGVAEAETILQDFERAEAEGFDTVWIGQIFVHDVLTLFAMAGLRTNRIELGTSVVPLPTRHVVTLAQQALTTQLSTQGRLCLGVGAGHAAILDKKLGLPNDRPLARTKEALEVLRPLLRGEYVKHAGEFERVRVDTPIQGTTPPSVILAALGPKMIELAGELTDGVTLVFAGPDFIQSHVAPRLPAGKRIVASVPVMLTDEVDAMSTLMDAYTAPSMALPPYQRAMAAQGLERVSQLAIVGNEDAIVQGLERLEASGATDLNPIMVSGDADPECADRTRRFLAARARAQRGES